The Mytilus galloprovincialis chromosome 4, xbMytGall1.hap1.1, whole genome shotgun sequence genome contains a region encoding:
- the LOC143072866 gene encoding uncharacterized protein LOC143072866, with translation MGRHCSQTSSKSTRFAKLQELLNQIFNSILSDSSQKTYRRAIIHYKSFVEEYGIRFQLQLTNSDLILFITHLKNKELAASSISTYISAIGFTHKINSWPDPTDSFIIDKVLKSVHKGKNQDMRLPITSTILNQLIDALKQTISNKYDQLLFKAMFTLAYHALLRIGEMTVNNKNYNHVISLSQAVILHKKVVINFMDFKHSNGKQFHLEIAKNKNDNICAVTALTNYLTLRTNTTGPLFLNSSGEAVSRQLFQHALNGALNFCGLSIAYYKPHSFGIGFATDASAKGLSTETIRTLGRWKSDAFKLYIRQSGQISNI, from the coding sequence ATGGGCAGACACTGTTCCCAAACCAGTTCCAAATCTACCAGATTTGCCAAGCTACAGGAACTCTTGAATCAAATTTTTAACAGCATCTTATCTGACTCCTCACAAAAAACTTATAGAAGAGCAATTATACACTATAAGAGTTTTGTTGAAGAATATGGCATTAGATTTCAGTTACAACTTACTAATTCAGATCTCATATTATTTATAACccatttgaaaaacaaagaacTTGCAGCAAGTTCTATCTCAACATACATTTCAGCAATTGGTTTTACACACAAAATTAATAGTTGGCCTGATCCAACTGATTCATTCATTATTGATAAGGTACTGAAATCAGTGCACAAGGGAAaaaatcaagatatgaggcttCCAATCACTAGTACGATTTTGAATCAATTAATAGATGCATTGAAACAGACAATATCTAACAAGTATGACCAACTTCTATTCAAAGCAATGTTCACCCTAGCATACCATGCTCTTTTAAGAATTGGTGAGATGacagtcaacaacaaaaattacaATCATGTTATTAGTTTAAGTCAAGCTGTTATTTTACACAAGAAAGTAGTTATCAATTTCATGGACTTCAAACattcaaatggaaaacaattccaTTTAGAAATAGCTaagaataaaaatgacaatatttgcGCTGTAACGGCACTTACAAACTACTTAACTTTGAGAACTAACACAACAGGTCCATTATTTCTCAACTCCAGTGGAGAAGCTGTTTCTAGACAATTATTCCAACATGCTTTGAATGGTGCTTTAAACTTTTGTGGGCTCAGCATAGCATATTACAAACCTCATAGTTTCGGGATAGGCTTTGCTACCGATGCAAGTGCAAAAGGATTGTCCACAGAAACCATTAGAACTTTAGGTAGATGGAAATCCGATGCATTCAAATTGTACATTAGACAATCAGGTCAAATTTCTAACATTTAG